ttcagtcaaaatcattttttagggtcaaaattttcgctcagacaagaattagttggatcaaaatcgaagctttgtgaccactattatatatttttttatattttacaggttgtagatgaatgttggttggttttgaagaatttcttgcgtaaaggttaggtttaattgtattgttttgatatatttattattttattgtgttattttaatttacagatgctagatgaatgtgggtcgattttaaaaaaaaaaattaggtaaagattaagtttaattgtattatcgtaatatctctattagtttattattttgtagtagtttagagttcgtagatgaatctcgatcgggtTTGAGAAATTtctgtgtgtaaaatttaagtttaattgtattatcgtaatatctctattagtttattattttgtggtagtttacagttcgcagatgaatctcgatcgggtTTGAGAAATTtctgtgtgtaaaatttaagtttaattgtattgcttTGATATTAGTTTTGTCGTATAATTTTGTTGCattttacaggtgatagataaatgttagtCGGCTTTGAGAAACTTTTTTAcctaaaggttaggtttaattgtattattttgatatctctattatcgtattattttgttattgtttacaggtagtagatgagtgtcggacgactttgagaaaatttttatatgtaaagattagatttaattatattattttgatgtctctatcattgtattgttttgttgcaatttacagatgatagatgaatatcgatcgacttttaaaaatatttttggttaaaattAGGTTTAActaataaattctccatctttacctACTCAAAaactattaaatttaattattatattcatctttattatttaagcaaatattctatttaatgtaatgtttgaactcattaaagtaacatactcaaaaactattaaatttaattattatattcatctttattatctaagcaaatattctatttaatgtaatgtttgaactcattaaaatggCATACACGCGCAAgacacgtacacctaaactattatatatatataaactcgctctatatttctctttcatttctaTAAACCTATTCAATTTCCCGAAAACATGTTTAAAACCTCGATAACCGATAATACATAAAACCGAACCGATCGGTACACACCCCTAAGAAAAATGGTACGATCTGCGTACGCAAATattctatttaatgtaatgtttgaactcattaaagtaacatactcaaaaactattaaatttaattattatattcatctttattatttaagcaaatattctatttaatgtaatgtttgaaatcATTAAAATGACGTACACGCGCAAGACGCGTACACcttaactagtatatatatataaacccgctctatatttctctttcatttctaTAAACCTATTCAATTTCTCGAAAACATGTTTAAAACCCCGATGaccaataatacataaaatcaaaccgaccgatgcacacccctaagaCAATGGTACAATCTACGTACACTCCATCCTCCCCGAACCCTACTAAATGGTATATGTTGTTGGGTGAAACTTCTCAAAAACCGATAACATATAAGTTTAAACTCAATGGAATAGATGCCTGCAGCCAAAAATATAATCCCATACATATGTCAAACATGACAAGTCTCGTTCTACTAAGCATGCAAAACTGAGGTTTCTACCTAGTAGCAGCAAAAAGAGAAACAATATTAAATGAAAACCACAAGAAAGCAACAAGAACTCAAAATTCTCGTTATGAAAGTTTTCACTCTAATCGTCGTCTTCCTCATCATCGTCGTCATTTCCACCAGCTGCGTTCAATGCATTCAGCCTTTCGATCAACCTAGCTTTCCTCTCTTCGTAAGTCAGCTTCTTGAGGTTGTACCTGCAGAACATACCGCAAGAGTATGGTTACAAAAGGCAAAGGAATTTCGGTGAGTCACATCCAAGCACGGTAGTGCAGAGATGAATATAGTCCAGAAAAGCATCAAACTAATGAAGCACAGTACAAAGCATCAAACTAATGAAGcacagtacaacaacaacaacaacaaacccagtgtattcccacctagtggggtctggggggtaagatgtacgcagtccataccaaaGGGGTCCTTTGGTAGGAGGGATAAGGATAAGAAGAGAagcttatcccatgtttggttgggacaaaatgcatgggataactcatcccgggattagttatcccgagATTATAGTGTTTTTCTTATCCCTCCTTGAGGGTGGGATAACTTGTGTTCCAACCAAACGATAGGGACAACAGGACACAACACTAGCGCACCTACAAATTTCAACTCGTACTAATGCttttgacttgatatttttctttttgaagaaatcaagTGACGCACCAAAAGGCAATAATGATTGCTTTCATGAAGCTAATGACTAATGATTGGTGAATTAAACGAAAGACAAAAATCTCAGACCTCTTGTGCTGCTTAGGAGGCTGCTTCCCAGACTTCTTTGGGCTTGGATCTGCACGTATGGCAGCATGAACCTTCTTGTACATCTCCTCAATATTGTCTGGCTCAACACCCGACTTGAGGTACATGCTAAAGTGTGACTGATATTTCTCAGGTTCGTCTTCCATCAATGTCTGCAAATGAATGCCGGGAATATCAGAGATGAAGAGAGTAACAACACGAAGAACGAACATTGAAACCCATGGTTCAACAATAACaccataaattacaataaaaaatcaatttaagTACTTCTATCTCACATTCATATATGCAGCAACATGGCCACCATAGATGTACTTGCGATGAACTTCTGCATCGAGTTGCTTAGAATCCTTGCTGAATCCAGCAAACCTCTTCTCGCTGTGAGGAATGTCAATCCCACCATCCAATGCACCCTGAATCCAAGAACAAATATTAAAGAACGCAGATAGACAGTTAAAGGTCATGTGCTAAAATGCATAATACAAAACAACCAATTCACACTAGCAATATTGGAGACAGAGAGCTTACAAGTAATTCACCTTAAGCATTATATCAACTTATAATTAATTAGCCTTAAGCATTAAATCAAAGGCAAACAGCATCCCTCGGAGTGGCTCAGACGGAAGAGCTATCATATAATCTACCCAAAAACCCAAGCAATATTTAAGAGAGACAGATGTCTTTTCTTCCCTCAGAGACTGATATCATTGTTGCTACTTGCTAATGTTCTCTAATACTTTTGAAGTTTAGCTGATTGGAAGACAATTCAATCAACAATACAGAACAAGCATAAAAACTGCCGTTTCAcgaattaaaattttcaactaaAGCAAATATCAACAGTCTGGTAAAAGTTGCATAGACTTTAACTAGGAGTAAAGGAAGCGAATTACAAAATCAGGATAATACCTTGAGGGCACCAAAAACACGGTTTCCGGTGGTAGTTCTTATAAGGCCAACGTCCAAGAGAGCACGGAAAGGCCTTCTGCTTTCAGCAGGTTCAACAGAGTAATCCTCCCCATTAACCTGTAACAATGTGTATTTTAAGTTGAGTCTTTAGACATAAAAAGCAACTTcaaacatggaaaaaaaaaaatgcGCCCAGAAACCTTGTTTGCTGCTACTACTTACATCGAGATTTCCTTGGTACTCTACGTCCATTTCAAGCTTCTTGAGAACTCGTCTTGCCAAGAGAAGTCCGGTACAGTATGCTAAATTGAGCATTAAACCACTTATTATTACTGACATACACAAAAGAGTATCACGCGGGAAAATCAAAAAGTCAAATAGCTTGTAAGTACCGGCAGCATAGTTTGTCAGTCCAACTTTAAGTCCATAATGAGACAACTCGCTTGCATAAGCAGAAGCAAGAATCATGTCACCAGCAATGCTAGCAGACACAATTTGTGCAATTATGTCCTTGTTAGTCTAGAGACAATGTTAAAGATAAACGAGGAAAATTCACCTCTCCCAACATCAAAGATAAATGCTTATCAGAATTTCCACCATTAATCAAGTGAGAAATGTTTTACATGACATTCAATGAACCCACAGTAATAAGAAAATTATCAGTGGACATTAGAAAGGATACAAATCGAACAACGAAACGGTATTTTGGAGTGTTGTACTTGTTTTTGTCCTGATTGATCAACCGAGTCCTGGCTCTATAGTCCGTCTTTCCCTCTACACAGTAGCAAAATAGGGACATTAGTGAAATTTTAATCACAAATAGGATTGAGCACACATCGAAAATGACGAAGGAGAATAGACGCTTTACCTCTCCTTCTCTTGAACTTGACCTGGAAACGCTTAAAGTAAGCCCTAGTCTTCTGCACTTTGATAAAGGCCTGCAACATAATTCAGCAACAATGTCAAAACTCAATCAGAAAATGaagcattgaataatatttcaCACAACACAGCATTCCTTTTAGTTcatacacatttttttttttacaaaataaaaaatagccatgttattggacagtcaagtaagGGACATGAGCTTTATTTTAGATGTAAAATAGAATCGACAAATCGTTGAATCGCATAGTAGTAATGGGTTCATTAAAACCCAATGTTTTTGACACAACACATATACATGAGGAaaacaattcaaaattttcaacaaatattACATTTGGAAAGAACCTTGTCATAAAAATCTAGCTCCAATCGATATAGATCGTGAAATCCAAGTACTCGAGAGAGAACAAGACAGCTTGTATCACTAAGTTATATGAGTTAACATCTAACCATTTgtacaaaaagaaaataagaactcACTGACACTATTCTCCCCAATACCAACTAAATTTACCCCCCTAATATTTATACAAA
The Capsicum annuum cultivar UCD-10X-F1 chromosome 6, UCD10Xv1.1, whole genome shotgun sequence DNA segment above includes these coding regions:
- the LOC107873573 gene encoding 60S ribosomal protein L5, producing the protein MAFIKVQKTRAYFKRFQVKFKRRREGKTDYRARTRLINQDKNKYNTPKYRFVVRFTNKDIIAQIVSASIAGDMILASAYASELSHYGLKVGLTNYAAAYCTGLLLARRVLKKLEMDVEYQGNLDVNGEDYSVEPAESRRPFRALLDVGLIRTTTGNRVFGALKGALDGGIDIPHSEKRFAGFSKDSKQLDAEVHRKYIYGGHVAAYMNTLMEDEPEKYQSHFSMYLKSGVEPDNIEEMYKKVHAAIRADPSPKKSGKQPPKQHKRYNLKKLTYEERKARLIERLNALNAAGGNDDDDEEDDD